One region of Glycine max cultivar Williams 82 chromosome 9, Glycine_max_v4.0, whole genome shotgun sequence genomic DNA includes:
- the LOC102668937 gene encoding DUF21 domain-containing protein At1g47330, producing the protein MAAEIPCCGTKFSLYVLVIIGLVCFAGLMAGLTLGLMSFGLVDLEVLIKSGRPQDRIHASKIYPVVKNQHLLLCTLLIGNSLAMEALPIFLDSLVHPAAAILISVTLILMFGEILPQATCTRYGLTVGATLAPLVRVLLIVFFPLSYPISKVLDWMLGKGHAALLKRAELKTFVNFHGNEGYSWSS; encoded by the exons atggCGGCGGAGATACCGTGCTGTGGAACAAAGTTTTCACTGTACGTTTTGGTGATCATAGGTTTGGTCTGCTTCGCGGGACTAATGGCTGGTCTCACTCTCGGACTCATGTCTTTTGGACTCGTCGACCTCGAAGTTCTCATCAAATCTGGTCGTCCTCAGGATCGCATCCACGCTT cGAAAATTTATCCGGTGGTTAAGAACCAGCATCTTCTGCTTTGCACGCTTTTAATTGGAAACTCCTTAGCCATGGAG GCTCTTCCCATTTTTCTTGATTCACTGGTGCATCCCGCTGCGGCAATCTTGATTTCGGTCACGCTCATCCTCATGTTTGGAGag ATATTGCCCCAAGCAACTTGTACAAGATATGGATTGACGGTTGGAGCCACGCTGGCTCCACTTGTTCGGGTTCTTCTTATAGTTTTCTTCCCGCTTTCTTATCCTATCAGCAAG GTTCTTGATTGGATGTTGGGTAAAGGACATGCTGCCCTTTTAAAGAGGGCAGAGCTCAAGACTTTTGTGAATTTTCATGGAAATGAG GGTTATAGTTGGAGCAGCTGA
- the LOC100815145 gene encoding apoptosis-inducing factor homolog A-like → MSYQMIFNKHDIRVCYYKHCNEIITNAYEKWDTLYMCTGFNKKSPYPLVVLQTGKPLASAWLKETVLKNDLDGQRRIKVDERLRVKGWNNIFAIGDVTDIPEIKQGFLAQQ, encoded by the exons ATGAGCTACCAAATGATTTTTAACAAGCACGACATAAGAGTATGTTACTACAAACATTGCAATGAAATTATTACCAATGCATATGAAAAATGGGATACATTGTACATGTGCACAGGCTTCAATAAGAAGTCTCCCTATCCACTTGTTGTGCTTCAAACAG GGAAACCACTTGCTTCAGCATGGCTTAAGGAAACTGTGTTGAAGAATGACTTGGATGGTCAACGTAGGATCAAGGTAGATGAAAGATTGAGGGTCAAGGGCTGGAACAACATTTTTGCAATTGGAGATGTTACAGACATTCCA GAAATCAAGCAAGGGTTTTTGGCACAGCAGTAG